From the genome of Aspergillus fumigatus Af293 chromosome 1, whole genome shotgun sequence, one region includes:
- the hmg2 gene encoding uncharacterized protein codes for MAPTNTKDSDTPGWLHRHGTSVLGSVARQACKQPIYTLVITALLATMTYTSLLEGSLYNANLTRLSNSHLNQLDVTDFLQGSRSLRLGKATAWQWETDDESMSDQEVASHLALITLVFPTSENNPGISAVQESIISDLAAAQLVSRTPSVLSSTFRETSITLSVPYNNLEEVLRKTQNFPQPEAEHSWTLKNAGKCNSGPKLRLWLIDVLASFVGLIKHAQIIDIIIMLLAYLAMHLTFLSLFMSMRQLGSRFWLAYSVLLSGFFSLFFGLKVTTSSGVSTSMITLSECLPILVIIVGFEKPIRLTRAVLRAATESYLPAKPMARRSTPEAIEVAIMREGWRIVRDYAIEIAILAAGATSRVQGALPQFCFLAAWILLFDSLLLFTFYISVLCVKLEITRIRKHVEPRRALEDDDISTGNQDFDSRVFGCKVKAANISRFKFLMVGGFVLFNVLQLSSLTYGNVRVSDWMPYLSNLSNTLMPAPINPYRVARNGLDDIYVASRANNIETRVTVLPPIKYVLQSQSRHCRDNFAGPLCDTLRGRTLGCVLAWLEDPVISKWVIAALFLSLVLNSYLMKAARWNLRQSEVIPDSSATVSQTKDSSNKLAEKRTVDAMLQEGRVSLLEDEEIVNLCLRGKISAHALEKTMERHPTMSRLEAFTRAVKIRRTVVSRTPSTIDVSSSLEYSKAPFENYDYTLVHGACCENIIGYLPLPVGAAGPLVIDGRNYFIPMATTEGVLVASASRGCKAINAGGGAVTVINADGMTRGPCLAFSSVSRAAEAKQWIDSDEGKKILATAFNSTSRFARLQGLKSAQAGTYLYVRFKSTTGDAMGMNMISKGVEKALEVMKGHGFSDMSTISVTGNYCVDKKPAAINWIDGRGKSVVAEALIPADAVRSVLKTDVDALVELNTAKNLVGSAMAGSIGGFNVHASNLVAAVLLATGQDPAQNVESSSCITIMKNVNNNLHISVSMPCIEVGTIGGGTILEPQAAMLDLLGVRGAHATNPGDNARQLARIVAAAVLAGELSTCAALAAGHLVSAHMAHNRSKVAAKTG; via the exons ATGGCTCCTACAAATACAAAAGACTCTGACACTCCTGGCTGGCTACACCGACATGGCACGAGTGTGCTAGGCTCAGTGGCTAGACAGGCGTGTAAGCAACCGATCTACACCTTGGTCATCACTGCTCTACTAGCCACCATGACATACACGAGTTTGCTGGAAGGGAGTTTATACAATGCCAATCTTACACGGCTTTCGAATAGTCACCTCAACCAGCTTGATGTTACAGACTTTCTTCAGGGGAGCCGTAGCCTTCGCCTTGGAAAGGCCACCGCCTGGCAATGGGAGACTGACGATGAGTCGATGAGCGACCAAGAG GTTGCATCGCATTTGGCTTTGATCACGCTCGTGTTTCCCACATCCGAAAACAACCCAGGAATTTCTGCCGTCCAGGAGAGTATTATTTCCGACTTGGCCGCTGCACAACTCGTCTCTCGAACACCTAGTGTCTTATCTTCTACCTTCAGGGAAACTTCAATCACTCTTTCTGTGCCTTATAATAACTTAGAGGAAGTTCTGCGCAAAACTCAGAACTTTCCGCAGCCGGAGGCTGAGCACTCGTGGACTTTGAAAAACGCTGGAAAATGCAATTCTGGTCCGAAGCTCAGGCTCTGGCTGATAGACGTCTTGGCTTCTTTTGTCGGTTTGATCAAG CATGCGCAAATTATcgatatcatcatcatgttGTTGGCATACTTGGCGATGCACCTCACTTTCCTATCACTCTTTATGTCAATGCGCCAGCTCGGGTCCCGTTTCTGGTTGGCCTATTCAGTGCTCCTCTctggtttcttctccttgttcttcggACTAAAGGTCACTACTAGCAGTGGTGTATCTACCTCCATGATCACTCTTTCTGAATGCCTGCCAATATTGGTAATCATTGTGGGATTTGAGAAACCCATCCGTTTAACGAGAGCCGTCCTGCGTGCTGCGACCGAATCCTACCTTCCTGCAAAACCAATGGCCCGTCGGTCCACACCCGAAGCCATTGAGGTGGCCATCATGCGCGAGGGATGGCGTATCGTGCGTGACTACGCTATTGAAATTGCTATCCTGGCGGCAGGCGCAACTTCAAGGGTACAAGGGGCTCTCCCTCAGTTTTGCTTTCTTGCGGCCTGGATCCTCCTCTTTGACAGCTTGCTCCTATTTACCTTCTACATCAGTGTGCTCTGTGTGAAACTGGAAATCACGCGCATCAGGAAGCATGTCGAGCCGCGTAGggctctggaagacgatgacaTAAGCACTGGTAACCAGGATTTTGACTCCCGTGTCTTTGGCTGCAAGGTCAAGGCGGCAAATATATCTCGGTTCAAATTTCTTATGGTTGGCGGCTTCGTGCTTTTCAATGTGCTTCAGCTTTCGTCCCTAACTTACGGCAATGTCAGGGTTTCTGACTGGATGCCGTACCTGTCGAACCTTTCCAACACTCTGATGCCTGCCCCAATCAACCCATACCGAGTCGCACGCAATGGTTTGGACGATATATACGTGGCTTCCCGTGCAAATAACATTGAAACGCGCGTTACAGTGTTGCCGCCGATCAAATACGTCCTGCAGTCTCAGAGTAGGCATTGTCGGGATAACTTTGCTGGCCCGCTCTGCGATACATTACGCGGTCGTACTCTTGGGTGCGTGCTGGCATGGCTAGAGGATCCAGTCATCAGCAAATGGGTGATTGCTGCGCTCTTCCTAAGCCTTGTACTGAACAGTTATCTAATGAAGGCAGCTCGCTGGAATCTACGCCAGAGCGAGGTAATTCCAGACAGCTCTGCAACCGTGAGCCAGACAAAGGACTCTTCCAATAA ACTCGCAGAAAAGCGAACAGTAGATGCAATGCTACAAGAAGGACGAGTATCGCtattggaagatgaggagatagtCAATCTATGCCTCCGCGGCAAAATTTCTGCTCATGCcctggagaagacgatggaACGCCATCCGACGATGAGCCGCTTGGAAGCCTTTACCAGAGCTGTCAAGATCCGGCGCACAGTTGTGTCGCGTACACCGTCAACGATTGATGTTTCAAGTAGCCTAGAGTATTCCAAAGCTCCCTTTGAGAACTATGACTATACCTTAGTCCATGGGGCCTGCTGTGAGAATATCATTGGGTATCTGCCATTACCAGTAGGTGCGGCTGGACCCCTGGTAATAGATGGTCGGAACTATTTTATTCCAATGGCAACTACTGAGGGAGTACTAGTTGCCAGCGCGAGTCGGGGCTGCAAAGCAATTAATGCTGGGGGCGGTGCTGTGACCGTCATCAATGCCGACGGCATGACCCGAGGGCCATGTCTTGCATTCTCATCCGTATCTCGCGCAGCAGAAGCCAAACAATGGATTGATTCAGACGAAGGAAAGAAGATACTGGCCACGGCGTTCAACTCCACCAGTCGATTTGCCCGCCTGCAGGGCTTGAAATCAGCGCAAGCTGGCACGTACCTCTATGTCCGATTCAAATCGACAACTGGGGACGCAATGGGGATGAACATGATTTCGAAAGGAGTTGAAAAAGCCCTTGAAGTCATGAAGGGGCATGGATTTTCAGACATGTCAACTATTTCAGTGACAGGCAACTACTGCGTCGACAAGAAACCAGCCGCGATCAACTGGATTGATGGACGGGGCAAATCAGTAGTCGCTGAGGCTTTGATCCCAGCTGATGCGGTGCGCTCCGTGCTCAAGACAGACGTGGATGCACTTGTTGAACTCAACACTGCTAAGAACTTGGTCGGCAGCGCCATGGCTGGCTCTATTGGCGGCTTCAATGTCCATGCATCCAATCTGGTGGCGGCAGTCCTTCTAGCTACGGGCCAAGATCCAGCGCAGAATGTCGAAAGCAGCAGCTGCATTACCATTATGAAGAA TGTCAACAATAACCTGCACATCTCGGTATCAATGCCATGCATTGAAGTTGGAACAATCGGCGGCGGAACCATCCTTGAACCGCAAGCCGCCATGCTTGATCTGCTGGGTGTTCGAGGTGCACATGCCACCAATCCTGGAGATAATGCCCGCCAGCTCGCCCGCATTGTCGCTGCCGCCGTGCTGGCAGGCGAATTAAGCACGTGTGCTGCTTTGGCGGCGGGCCATTTAGTCAGTGCTCATATGGCACATAATCGCAGTAAAGTGGCGGCGAAGACTGGATGA
- a CDS encoding M20 family metallopeptidase, translated as MIHESLALCGLTISVLVVHCLPLVAFQRHQTSLLSLCIVYKMAYNLSDILKSASVDLAPYEDLYKYFHAHPELSLQEEATSQTVAAHLSQFNAYEIHTNIGGYGLACVLRNGDGKTVLLRADMDALPVKELTGLPYASTVRMRDADGVEKPVMHACGHDMHMTCLLAAAETLANMQHAWSGTLIVLFQPNEERGGGAQAMVDDGLYSKIPVPDYVFGQHVMRMRAGSVGCRPGTIMAAADSLKVTVYGRGGHGSLPHQTVDPALLAAHIVVRLQGIVSREIDPSDLAVVTVGSLQAGQTENIIADRAEVGLDFRTVKLETRQKILSAVQRIVEAECMASGSPKPPVFTPTRRFPPTVNDEQVASQLAASFAQHFEDFDGDTPRTNVSEDFSTLGTCRGIPCCFWFLGGIDAELWDQAVREDSHTDEIPGNHSALFAPVIQPTMRAGVDALCLAALTFLRK; from the coding sequence ATGATTCATGAGAGCCTAGCGCTTTGCGGTCTTACCATTTCCGTTCTAGTGGTTCACTGCTTACCCCTCGTCGCATTTCAACGTCACCAGACTAGTTTACTCTCCCTATGCATCGTCTACAAAATGGCATACAACCTGTCAGATATTTTGAAGAGTGCGTCGGTAGACTTGGCTCCGTACGAGGATCTCTACAAGTATTTCCACGCCCATCCTGAACTCTCGCTGCAAGAAGAAGCTACCTCTCAAACGGTCGCAGCCCATTTATCCCAGTTCAACGCGTATGAGATCCACACCAACATCGGCGGCTATGGGCTCGCATGCGTCCTCAGGAATGGCGATGGCAAGACCGTCCTCCTGCGAGCGGACATGGACGCACTCCCCGTCAAGGAACTTACCGGACTGCCGTACGCGAGCACAGTCAGGATGCGCGACGCCGACGGGGTTGAAAAACCAGTGATGCACGCCTGCGGACATGACATGCACATGACATGCCTGCTCGCGGCAGCGGAGACTCTTGCGAACATGCAGCATGCATGGAGCGGAACGCTGATCGTGCTGTTCCAGCCCAACGAGGAACGCGGCGGTGGCGCGCAGGCGATGGTGGACGATGGCCTCTACTCCAAGATCCCCGTGCCGGATTATGTCTTTGGCCAGCACGTCATGCGCATGCGGGCAGGAAGCGTTGGCTGCCGGCCGGGAACCATcatggctgctgctgatagTCTCAAAGTCACCGTCTATGGGCGCGGTGGCCATGGATCCCTGCCGCATCAGACCGTCGATCCTGCGCTTCTCGCTGCGCACATTGTTGTCAGACTGCAGGGGATTGTGAGCCGAGAGATTGACCCCAGCGACCTCGCCGTCGTGACTGTTGGAAGTCTGCAAGCGGGGCAGACCGAGAATATCATTGCGGACCGGGCGGAGGTTGGGCTTGATTTCCGGACCGTCAAGCTGGAGACTCGGCAGAAGATCCTCTCTGCTGTCCAGCGCATTGTCGAGGCCGAGTGCATGGCAAGTGGCTCGCCGAAACCGCCGGTGTTTACTCCCACGCGCCGGTTTCCGCCAACGGTCAACGACGAACAGGTGGCGTCTCAGTTGGCGGCGTCGTTTGCACAGCATTTTGAGGATTTTGACGGGGATACACCGAGGACCAATGTCAGCGAAGACTTTTCTACGCTGGGTACTTGCAGAGGTATTCCGTGCTGCTTTTGGTTCCTTGGGGGTATCGATGCAGAACTCTGGGACCAGGCAGTGAGAGAAGACAGTCACACAGATGAGATCCCTGGCAACCACTCGGCGCTTTTTGCGCCAGTTATACAGCCAACGATGAGAGCTGGAGTGGATGCTCTCTGCCTTGCAGCTTTGACGTTTCTGAGGAAATAG
- a CDS encoding isopenicillin N synthase family dioxygenase produces the protein MEAISGLSSSNELGRNHPSSTEETPKLLYCTAIKSRTMVNHDTVDLPVIDYAALGEKDAAGHRTAVSIDERRRLFTALRDIGFAYLKHPGVNQVTVDELFAHSRRFFAKPLEEKMQILGKLDKGRGPSQGYSNPQQLAHNPQTSDLKEFFGMYRDDDTEKPNQWLSDADSKAMRTDLVRFFDSCHGVILELLSALAEEVGLAAETLHPFIREKNHFIACLHYPATEPESFRTRVRAAAHTDYGCLTLLFNDSGEGLQVLRNNGQYEYVPRKDGCAVLNVGDLLSRFFNGVLPSTMHRVVEPPATRSGSSADQVPDRYAIAFFGHFNLDLLVKPLDALVSATNPARFEPVVAGEHVKARVKQLHVAGHSLTPTDNEKNAESRAAVTQPAVASASA, from the exons ATGGAAGCTATATCTGGCCTCTCTTCGTCAAATGAACTCGGTCGAAATCATCCGAGTTCCACTGAAGAAACGCCTAAGTTGCTCTACTGTACCGCAATCAAATCTCGCACCATGGTTAACCACGATACCGTCGACCTGCCCGTCATCGATTATGCAGCCCTCGGCGAAAAGGATGCCGCGGGCCACCGCACTGCCGTCTCCATCGATGAGCGCCGTCGACTGTTCACGGCCCTTCGGGACATTGGCTTCGCATACCTGAAGCACCCTGGGGTGAACCAGGTCACTGTGGACGAACTCTTCGCGCATTCCCGGCGCTTCTTCGCCAAgccgctggaggagaagatgcagaTTCTCGGCAAGCTCGACAAGGGCCGTGGGCCCAGCCAGGGGTACTCCAACCCGCAGCAACTGGCCCACAATCCCCAGACGTCGGACCTGAAGGAGTTCTTCGGCATGTATCGCGATGACGACACTGAGAAGCCCAATCAGTGGCTGTCCGACGCCGACTCGAAGGCCATGCGGACGGATCTGGTCCGGTTCTTCGACTCGTGCCACGGGGTCATCCTCGAGCTTCTGAGCGCTCTCGCGGAGGAAGTCGGTCTGGCCGCCGAGACGCTGCACCCGTTCATCCGCGAGAAGAATCATTTCATTGCCTGTTTGCACTATCCGGCCACCGAGCCGGAGTCGTTCCGGACGCGGGTCCGCGCGGCGGCCCACACGGACTATGGCTGTCTGACGCTGTTGTTTAATGACTCGGGCGAGGGTCTCCAGGTGCTGCGCAACAATGGCCAGTACGAGTATGTGCCTCGGAAGGACGGGTGTGCGGTGCTGAACG TCGGCGATCTGCTCTCCCGATTCTTCAACGGGGTTCTACCATCCACCATGCACCGGGTCGTGGAGCCACCGGCCACGAGGAGCGGCTCGTCCGCGGACCAGGTCCCGGATCGCTACGCGATTGCCTTCTTCGGGCACTTCAACCTGGATCTGCTGGTGAAGCCGCTGGATGCGCTGGTGTCGGCGACGAACCCGGCCCGCTTCGAGCCCGTGGTGGCGGGCGAGCATGTCAAGGCGCGGGTGAAGCAGTTGCATGTCGCGGGCCATAGCCTGACGCCGACAGACAACGAGAAGAATGCCGAGAGCCGAGCTGCCGTGACGCAGCCGGCGGTTGCGAGTGCGTCGGCTTGA
- a CDS encoding Zn(II)2Cys6 transcription factor domain-containing protein encodes MRRKACNACVQAKTKCCYTQPTCSRCAKRGLVCEYMSMAKTAATIASASSASSASASSSSLSAKDPSQPDETSVSATDLPLLLWSRRSPLDDPGADHADSWSSQNFLWALDTINLPSLPSASTSMVNEVTLGPAPAIPTRHPSFTFPLTSPSSQPSSYNPLVEETIAPPASGIPDLSTTRTGLGSQEDATTDSPPAPLSKPDGQGGRPANYASLLLQYPKRLLQDDFYCPFLHRTLFNDDMPDMTILPHTSMAICCGSALGNRDGVGYIKRAMDAQRQSLIESYRADNETVQPTYHCLEQWDALHAMLLYEILEMGMAPIHESESWKRKRRTRGLKSPFLSKMTQCFSRSYLECHDVALLPDTDPNRSWVQWAVTETARRTMFLANIVNFFSNRDLESGRQLPYYEPLNDELIMKMPLPCNQALWSARTEDEWRRATQMANKQASPAGSPGTSDAFAPLGAAAAASAAGPAAGPPNAVGEPLPNHHHLHLLSLQSLFSKFAKDYLRANFTTNAGFGDSNELRSFIILCALEQFS; translated from the exons ATGCGCCGCAAGGCGTGTAATGCATGCGTGCAGGCCAAGACCAAATGCTGCTACACACAGCCGACCTGCTCGCGCTGTGCCAAACGGGGCCTCGTCTGCGAATACATGTCCATGGCCAAGACAGCCGCCACCATTGCGTCGGCCTCTTCCGCCTCTTCtgcctcggcctcttcctcgtcgctctcgGCCAAAGACCCTTCCCAACCGGACGAGACCAGCGTGAGCGCGACCGACCTCCCGTTGTTGCTGTGGAGCCGTCGGAGCCCGCTGGACGATCCCGGCGCGGATCACGCAGACTCCTGGAGCTCCCAGAACTTCCTCTGGGCCCTGGATACGATCAATCTCCCGTCCCTGCCCTCCGCATCGACCAGCATGGTCAACGAAGTGACTCTGGGCCCCGCGCCGGCGATCCCGACAAGACATCCGAGCTTCACTTTTCCGCTGACCTCGCCTTCGTCACAACCGTCGTCGTACAATCCGCTGGTCGAGGAGACCATCGCGCCGCCGGCTTCAGGGATCCCCGATCTGTCCACCACGCGGACCGGGCTCGGCTCACAGGAGGACGCCACGACCGACTCGCCTCCGGCACCGTTGTCCAAGCCAGACGGGCAGGGAGGGCGCCCAGCCAACTATGCgagtctccttctccagtaCCCGAAACGCCTGCTGCAGGATGATTTCTACTGTCCATTTCTGCACCGCACCCTGTTCAATGACGATATGCCGGACATGACGATTCTTCCGCATACATCCATGGCCATATGCTGCGGAAGTGCGTTGGGCAACAGAGACGGGGTGGGCTATATCAAGCGAGCCATGGATGCGCAACGGCAAAGCCTGATTGAGTCATAT CGGGCTGACAACGAGACTGTCCAGCCAACCTACCACTGTCTGGAGCAGTGGGACGCGCTGCATGCGATGCTCCTCTATGAGATCCTGGAGATGGGCATGGCGCCCATCCACGAATCGGAGAGCTGGAAACGAAAGCGACGCACCAGAGGGCTGAAGTCCCCCTTCCTCTCCAAAATGACCCAGTGTTTCTCGCGGTCCTACCTGGAGTGTCACGACGTGGCACTCCTGCCCGACACCGACCCCAATCGCTCCTGGGTCCAATGGGCCGTCACGGAAACGGCCCGCCGCACCATGTTCCTGGCGAACATtgtcaacttcttcagcaaccGCGATCTGGAGTCCGGGCGCCAATTGCCCTACTACGAGCCCCTCAACGACGAGCTCATCATGAAGATGCCCCTGCCCTGCAATCAAGCGCTGTGGAGCGCCCGCACCGAAGACGAGTGGCGCAGGGCCACGCAGATGGCCAACAAGCAGGCGTCCCCGGCGGGCTCCCCAGGCACCTCCGACGCTTTTGCTCCCTTGGGCGCTGCTGCGGCCGCGAGTGCTGCTGGTCCCGCCGCGGGTCCGCCCAACGCCGTGGGCGAGCCGCTCCCAAATCACCACCACCTACACCTACTCTCGCTCCAGTCGCTGTTCTCCAAGTTCGCCAAGGACTATCTGCGGGCGAACTTCACGACGAATGCGGGGTTTGGTGACTCCAATGAGCTTCGGTCGTTCATCATTCTCTGTGCGCTCGAGCAATTCTCGTGA
- a CDS encoding class I SAM-dependent methyltransferase yields MEAPIKPTAAHRPLPKTQIKDEFSGTEGVYLLPHHQEEIKRLQRQHFFIKAATEDKLTSVELPKGARVLDSGCADVKSTIIGARPRKRLKVASAGTWLADLAGTDRPDLDLYGVDLGMALFRPDPRLKLRAHDVRQPFPESWGWKDSFDLVHQRLLVWGIREDEWPRVLANLATVVKPGGVLQLVEAEWVLSSYSDEQVHQKKLAKVQEWSTRSSGMDVHIWKKFPDLLLPLGFVDMKVETFNLGYGATSTRPEDRIWTAELLPQSFRHLARKIPGMYHA; encoded by the exons ATGGAGGCTCCGATTAAACCCACCGCGGCGCACCGTCCGCTTCCTAAAACCCAGATCAAAGACGAGTTCAGTGGGACCGAAGGAGTCTACCTGCTCCCTCATcaccaggaggagatcaagcgCCTGCAGCGCCAACACTTCTTCATCAAAGCCGCCACCGAGGACAAGCTAACCTCTGTCGAGCTTCCTAAAGGGGCCAGAGTGCTCGACTCGGGCTGCGCAGACG TGAAATCGACCATCATTGGTGCCCGCCCGCGAAAGAGACTAAAGGTCGCATCGGCAGGCACATGGCTAGCGGATTTGGCGGGCACGGACAGGCCCGACCTGGATCTCTACGGCGTGGACCTGGGCATGGCGCTGTTCCGGCCGGACCCTCGACTGAAACTGCGCGCGCATGATGTGCGCCAGCCCTTCCCCGAATCCTGGGGCTGGAAGGACAGTTTCGACCTGGTCCACCAGCGGCTGTTGGTCTGGGGGATTCGAGAGGACGAGTGGCCGCGGGTCCTCGCGAATCTGGCCACCGTCGTCAAACCGGGCGGGGTCCTGCAGCTAGTGGAGGCAGAATGGGTCCTGAGCTCGTATTCGGACGAGCAGGTGcaccagaagaagcttgccAAGGTGCAGGAGTGGTCGACCCGTTCGTCCGGGATGGACGTGCACATCTGGAAGAAGTTCCCCGATCTCCTGCTTCCCCTCGGCTTTGTGGATATGAAGGTGGAAACGTTCAATCTGGGCTACGGGGCAACGTCGACGAGACCGGAGGACCGCATCTGGACCGCCGAGCTCCTCCCCCAGTCCTTCCGCCATCTGGCTCGGAAGATCCCTGGTATGTACCACGCCTGA
- a CDS encoding AMP-binding enzyme domain protein: MAALAMDRHCGLADIQSGDTALDPYLIAFRSSRCSLESTLSKNRRRTEDTGTHLRYQQTSTAVTNLTVVPVSHLQIHSTGLAASTMIFESKLPLPSVPKTDVFNYIFHQGRRPYPWSRVLYRVDQTGETLTLAELEEKSRRLADALRSEYEIMPKDVVGIFAKDRIQYPIAYFGALAAGATVALIPVQQEMSETDIATRLVQSQVKLLITDSDLLRLAEVSTDLAGAVRLITLDDSPNQLWASLERLLARGRPDADLFRLESEASAEEYDAFLNRTSGSTGNVKSVLTSHAHFIATMEGTIGTIPDNTDPDHDVWLSPLSLGFFINAKLHMGLNILLGIPVVLMNGPLDETTVDVIGRHQVSFLFITPPIAARLARADFQASGVDVRSVKWLLTAGAPMHDNLRQTVSKQFGGVPLDLEWGTSETMLIAIQRDADSRRSGYSGTLVNGMQAKVISRVTGQELGVGEAGEILVRNRLCRFKGYKDNEVANRDFDAEGWFHTGDYGHLDENCNVFIMDRIKELLKVGGGYGTHISAAELETVVFEHPAVASVVVVGIRNDFTQLDEPTAFVILKPEYHHHPNPQLHIHQLERDILHFANQKLTGLRKLTGGVRCLSHFPTTGFKINRRQLKQMGHAAGPEVANGLFPSAVPNYVQSV, translated from the exons ATGGCAGCCCTTGCGATGGATAGGCATTGTGGACTGGCGGATATCCAGAGTGGAGATACGGCCCTCGACCCGTATTTAATCGCTTTCCGTTCATCACGTTGTTCCCTAGAGTCAACGCTTTCGAAGAACAGGCGCCGTACCGAGGATACGGGGACGCATCTACGATACCAACAGACTTCCACAGCTGTGACGAATCTCACTGTTGTCCCGGTATCCCACCTGCAGATTCATTCTACTGGCTTGGCGGCATCAACCATGATCTTTGAATCCAAACTTCCTCTACCCTCCGTGCCCAAGACCGATGTGTTCAACTACATCTTTCACCAGGGCAGACGACCATATCCATGGAGTCGAGTGCTCTACCGCGTCGACCAGACCGGTGAAACCCTGACGCTGGCAGAGCTCGAGGAGAAAAGCCGACGCTTGGCTGATGCTCTTCGCTCGGAGTATGAGATCATGCCCAAGGATGTCGTCGGCATTTTCGCCAAGGACAGG ATCCAATATCCAATCGCCTATTTTGGCGCTTTGGCCGCCGGAGCTACGGTGGCCCTCATCCCCGTGCAGCAAGAGATGTCCGAAACGGACATTGCGACTCGACTAGTGCAGTCGCAGGTGAAGCTGCTGATCACCGACAGCGACCTCTTGCGCCTCGCCGAGGTGTCGACGGACTTGGCGGGCGCGGTTCGCCTAATCACGCTCGACGACAGTCCGAACCAATTGTGGGCATCGCTGGAGCGTCTTCTGGCCCGCGGCCGCCCTGACGCTGACCTCTTCCGGCTGGAATCGGAGGCCAGCGCCGAGGAGTACGATGCGTTTCTGAACCGCACGAGCGGATCCACGGGGAACGTCAAGTCCGTCCTCACCAGCCATGCCCATTTCATTGCCACGATGGAAGGGACCATCGGCACGATCCCGGACAATACGGACCCCGACCATGATGTGTGGCTCTCGCCCCTGTCCCTGGGGTTCTTCATCAACGCCAAGCTCCACATGGGCCTCAACATCCTGCTGGGGATCCCCGTGGTCCTCATGAACGGCCCCCTCGATGAGACGACCGTCGACGTGATCGGCCGGCACCAGGTcagctttctcttcatcacccCCCCGATTGCAGCCCGCCTGGCGCGCGCGGACTTCCAGGCGTCCGGCGTCGACGTCCGGAGTGTCAAGTGGCTCCTCACGGCTGGCGCCCCCATGCACGACAACCTGCGGCAGACGGTTTCCAAGCAATTCGGGGGCGTTCCCTTGGACCTCGAATGGGGCACCTCCGAGACCATGCTCATTGCCATCCAGCGCGACGCCGACTCCCGCCGCAGTGGGTACAGTGGCACCCTCGTGAACGGAATGCAGGCCAAAGTCATCAGCCGGGTCACCGGCCAGGAACTGGGCGTGGGCGAGGCGGGCGAGATCCTGGTGCGCAATCGGCTGTGTCGATTCAAGGGCTACAAGGACAACGAGGTGGCCAACCGCGACTTCGACGCCGAAGGCTGGTTCCACACGGGGGACTATGGGCACCTCGACGAGAATTGCAACGTCTTCATCATGGATCGGATCAAGGAGCTCCTCAAGGTCGGCGGCGGCTACGGGACGCACATCTCCGCGGCGGAGCTGGAGACCGTGGTGTTTGAGCATCCCGCGGTGGCCAGTGTCGTGGTCGTGGGCATTCGCAATGACTTCACCCAGCTGGATGAGCCGACCGCGTTTGTGATCCTCAAGCCCGagtatcatcatcatccgaaTCCCCAGCTACACATCCACCAGTTGGAGCGGGACATTCTCCACTTCGCCAACCAGAAGCTCACCGGCCTTCGGAAGCTGACGGGTGGTGTCCGGTGCCTCTCTCACTTTCCCACTACCGGATTCAAGATCAATCGGAGGCAGCTCAAGCAGATGGGCCATGCGGCAGGCCCGGAGGTGGCCAATGGCCTGTTTCCTTCCGCGGTCCCAAACTACGTGCAGTCGGTTTGA